The following are from one region of the Sphingomonas oryzagri genome:
- a CDS encoding FliO/MopB family protein, producing the protein MTWTYLLNVVVMLALVAGMAVGTLWLLRKMQPGMSTLGQKDRLVRIVDAVPVGMTGGRIAVVEFEGKRILVGVSRGRMDVLGEAPIDGFAQYIDDGDA; encoded by the coding sequence ATGACCTGGACCTATCTGCTCAACGTCGTCGTGATGCTGGCGCTGGTCGCCGGCATGGCGGTCGGCACCTTGTGGCTGTTGCGCAAGATGCAGCCGGGCATGTCGACGCTGGGCCAGAAGGATCGCCTCGTCCGCATCGTTGATGCCGTGCCGGTCGGCATGACCGGCGGGCGGATCGCGGTGGTGGAGTTCGAGGGCAAGCGCATCCTCGTCGGCGTCTCGCGCGGGCGGATGGATGTGCTGGGCGAGGCGCCGATCGACGGCTTCGCGCAATATATCGACGATGGGGACGCGTAG
- the fliN gene encoding flagellar motor switch protein FliN: MSDAPFPGIDDPESPAGRNFRLLADIPLRLSVEVGSTSLKLSELLDLNEGSVVELDRQANELLDILVNGTLVAKGEVVTVNGRFGIRVVDVIAAEARLAGLERRA; the protein is encoded by the coding sequence ATGAGTGACGCGCCCTTTCCGGGCATCGACGATCCAGAAAGCCCGGCCGGCCGCAATTTCCGGCTGCTGGCGGACATCCCGCTGCGCCTTTCGGTGGAGGTCGGCTCGACCTCGCTCAAGCTCTCCGAACTGCTCGATCTCAACGAGGGATCGGTGGTGGAGCTGGATCGGCAGGCCAACGAACTGCTCGACATCCTCGTCAACGGCACGCTGGTGGCGAAGGGCGAGGTGGTGACGGTCAACGGCCGCTTCGGCATCCGCGTGGTCGACGTGATCGCTGCCGAGGCGCGCCTCGCGGGGCTCGAACGCCGGGCATGA
- a CDS encoding flagellar motor switch protein FliM has product MAKEPESGDNGQPRGTGSREPVPFALGSEALRPGARLAGLDRIGERLARRLRDVLEPFVRVKPKVEAEASLTSRFETWRDALPEFTSLSLYRLRPMKGGMLIAVAPEYVTRLVDAFYGGTGAGASFAQSRKREFTPAEERLLSRLTDAITGAVVEIWQEIVPLEPSLASRETNSGYASLVRGDESVVVQRFSISGGGPGATSIDLVFPLSAMRAHEAQLHAKIHAEAGPIDSEFRFRMARALENVSLPVRSVIARPTLSVQELMALKVGDVIPITLSPRVPLIVGNRRLAEGTIGEQEGRAAFQVETIGTADKAAAKGIQRHE; this is encoded by the coding sequence GTGGCAAAGGAGCCGGAAAGCGGCGATAACGGACAGCCGAGAGGCACGGGCAGCCGCGAGCCGGTGCCCTTCGCGCTCGGCAGCGAGGCGCTGCGCCCCGGCGCGCGGCTGGCGGGGCTGGATCGCATCGGCGAGCGCCTTGCGCGCCGGTTGCGCGACGTGCTGGAACCCTTTGTCCGGGTGAAGCCCAAGGTGGAGGCGGAAGCCTCGCTCACCTCGCGTTTCGAGACGTGGCGCGATGCGCTGCCCGAATTCACCAGCCTCAGCCTCTATCGCCTGCGCCCGATGAAGGGTGGCATGTTGATCGCGGTCGCGCCCGAATATGTGACGCGGCTGGTCGATGCCTTCTACGGCGGGACCGGTGCGGGCGCATCCTTCGCCCAGTCCCGCAAGCGCGAGTTCACGCCCGCAGAGGAGCGGCTGCTGTCCCGTCTCACCGATGCGATCACTGGCGCTGTGGTGGAAATCTGGCAGGAGATCGTGCCGCTGGAGCCGAGCCTCGCCTCGCGCGAGACCAACAGCGGCTATGCGAGCCTGGTGCGCGGCGACGAATCCGTGGTGGTGCAGCGTTTCTCGATCAGCGGAGGCGGGCCGGGCGCCACGAGCATCGATCTCGTCTTCCCGCTTTCCGCCATGCGCGCGCACGAGGCGCAGCTTCATGCGAAGATCCACGCCGAGGCCGGGCCGATCGACAGCGAGTTCCGTTTCCGTATGGCGCGCGCGCTGGAAAACGTGTCCCTCCCCGTCCGCTCGGTGATCGCGCGGCCGACCCTGTCCGTTCAGGAATTGATGGCGTTGAAGGTCGGCGATGTCATCCCGATCACCCTTTCGCCGCGCGTTCCGCTCATCGTTGGCAACAGACGGCTTGCGGAAGGGACGATCGGCGAGCAGGAAGGGCGGGCGGCGTTCCAGGTCGAGACGATCGGGACGGCGGACAAGGCGGCGGCCAAGGGGATACAACGACATGAGTGA
- a CDS encoding flagellar basal body-associated FliL family protein, which yields MSDDAAPAPKKKGGKMKLIIMAVGALVLVGGGVAGGMVAAGMGLGGAHAGPKVDPDAPKLVLRAGQSEDPTVAFKPVGSFQPDPRLYKASYYTMEQPFTSNLRDTDGIAQISLGVSTFYDSKVLDNFKDNEMPIRSAVLETLANQDAFALGTPEGKIALQAKLRDSMNKVLVQKTGYGGIDDVYFTNFIIQ from the coding sequence ATGAGTGACGACGCAGCGCCCGCGCCCAAGAAGAAGGGCGGCAAGATGAAGCTGATTATCATGGCCGTCGGTGCCCTGGTGCTGGTTGGCGGCGGCGTCGCCGGCGGCATGGTCGCGGCGGGCATGGGGCTGGGCGGCGCCCACGCTGGGCCGAAGGTCGATCCGGATGCGCCCAAGCTGGTGCTGCGCGCCGGCCAGAGCGAGGATCCGACCGTGGCGTTCAAGCCGGTCGGCAGCTTCCAGCCCGATCCGCGTCTCTACAAGGCCTCCTATTACACGATGGAGCAGCCCTTCACCTCGAACCTGCGCGACACCGATGGCATCGCGCAGATCTCGCTCGGCGTCTCGACATTCTACGACAGCAAGGTCCTCGACAATTTCAAGGACAACGAGATGCCGATCCGTTCGGCGGTACTCGAGACGCTGGCCAATCAGGACGCCTTCGCGCTCGGTACGCCCGAGGGCAAGATCGCGCTGCAGGCCAAGCTGCGCGATTCGATGAACAAGGTGCTCGTGCAGAAGACGGGTTACGGCGGCATCGATGATGTCTATTTCACCAACTTCATCATCCAGTAA
- a CDS encoding flagellar hook-length control protein FliK: MAGISFAAPTAPATDATPAAQHASDKGFAFSSTFTDAARNATSPVEAKSRQATSKDKDKDDRDDKRDDSAPVVASAQHAASSSHARDDTSADAKKSGDKDRPSRAVAGSSTKSAARTNDAEASNIDTSETAVDAAGLAPVLDALKQAASATGQAVADSTPPAGALETPGAQTAAAQTAEPLPATASLLAARIVPAAAQPADAKSAAPSKKNARADAVADKAAAIDASATVSASADPQAQATPDSATVAQPSAGQQLASGGADRALDMAKQGAWLDGLARDIAATGDTSSTLRFQAAPTHLGAVQVEIARGLEGAAVTLTASSESSRTALADAKPQLIAEARAQGIHIASAHVDVSADPRQSNSGGNQSDHRHDPRGEGSFSSQSGDEGNSGRQSQTRSQPFAINQTAESQPVATADVEESTASAAPTGGMYA; encoded by the coding sequence ATGGCCGGTATCTCCTTCGCTGCCCCGACTGCTCCGGCGACGGACGCGACTCCGGCGGCGCAGCACGCTTCCGACAAGGGGTTTGCCTTCAGCTCGACCTTCACCGACGCGGCGCGCAACGCGACCAGCCCGGTCGAGGCGAAGAGCCGGCAGGCGACCTCGAAGGACAAGGATAAGGACGACAGGGACGACAAGCGGGACGATTCGGCCCCGGTCGTCGCCTCGGCACAGCACGCCGCGTCGTCTTCGCATGCGCGGGACGACACGTCGGCGGACGCAAAGAAATCCGGCGACAAAGACAGACCCTCGCGCGCCGTCGCCGGATCTTCGACCAAATCTGCAGCCAGGACGAACGATGCCGAGGCATCGAACATCGACACCAGCGAGACGGCGGTCGATGCCGCCGGCCTCGCTCCCGTGCTCGATGCGCTGAAGCAGGCGGCATCGGCGACGGGTCAGGCTGTTGCGGACTCGACGCCGCCTGCCGGTGCGCTTGAAACACCCGGCGCGCAGACCGCCGCCGCGCAGACCGCGGAGCCGCTGCCGGCCACCGCATCGTTGCTCGCCGCCCGCATCGTGCCGGCGGCCGCGCAGCCGGCGGACGCCAAGTCGGCCGCGCCCTCCAAGAAGAATGCCCGCGCCGATGCCGTGGCCGACAAGGCGGCGGCGATCGATGCCTCGGCGACGGTATCGGCCTCCGCCGATCCGCAGGCCCAGGCCACGCCGGACAGCGCCACCGTGGCGCAGCCGAGCGCCGGCCAGCAGCTCGCCTCGGGCGGTGCGGATCGCGCGCTCGACATGGCGAAGCAGGGCGCCTGGCTCGACGGCCTCGCCCGCGACATCGCGGCGACCGGCGATACTTCCTCGACGCTCAGGTTTCAGGCGGCGCCGACCCATCTCGGCGCCGTGCAGGTGGAGATCGCGCGGGGCCTCGAAGGTGCCGCCGTCACGCTCACCGCCAGCAGCGAATCGAGCCGCACCGCGCTCGCCGATGCGAAGCCCCAGCTGATCGCCGAGGCGCGCGCGCAGGGCATCCATATCGCCAGCGCTCATGTCGATGTCTCGGCCGATCCGCGTCAGTCGAACAGCGGCGGCAACCAGTCGGATCATCGGCACGATCCGCGCGGGGAGGGTAGCTTTTCGTCGCAGAGCGGCGACGAAGGCAATTCCGGCCGCCAATCGCAAACGCGTTCTCAACCATTTGCCATTAACCAGACTGCCGAAAGCCAGCCGGTCGCGACGGCCGATGTGGAGGAATCCACCGCCAGCGCCGCGCCGACCGGCGGCATGTACGCCTGA
- a CDS encoding FliI/YscN family ATPase, translated as MSLLEDRAADLLNSLNIPDAGPRRIGKLVAYDGQMLEATGLSLPVGASVRVIDADGHATRAEIVGFKGERSLMMALDGEAPHSNGGRVEPDAKGGVAEVGYELLGRVVDATGHPLDGLGPVGASATWPLAGKPANPLDRARVTECFDMGVRAINALLTAGVGQRIAICAGSGVGKSVLMGQMIQGADADVIVVGLIGERSREVADFLATKLVPGVREKSVVVAVPADHPPVLRIRAAMRATAIAEYFRAQGKRVLLLIDSLTRCAHAQRELGLSLGEPPTMKGYPPSALGMIPRLIERAGADAHSGGSITALYTVLADGDDGDDPIVDTARAIVDGHIILSRSLSEQGVFPAIDVGRSLSRVMADIVDDEHGSAASSFRRLWSVYEENRDLILMGAYKAGSDATIDEAIARRQEILSFLKQKPKERFELPLASAELIERFGA; from the coding sequence ATGAGCCTGCTCGAAGACCGCGCCGCGGACCTCCTCAACAGCCTGAACATCCCCGATGCCGGCCCGCGCCGGATCGGCAAACTGGTCGCGTATGACGGCCAGATGCTGGAAGCGACCGGCCTGTCGCTGCCGGTCGGCGCCTCGGTGCGCGTGATCGATGCCGACGGCCACGCCACCCGCGCCGAGATCGTCGGCTTCAAGGGCGAGCGCTCGCTGATGATGGCGCTCGACGGCGAAGCGCCCCATTCCAACGGCGGCCGCGTCGAGCCCGATGCCAAGGGCGGCGTCGCCGAGGTCGGCTACGAATTGCTCGGCCGCGTCGTCGATGCCACCGGCCATCCGCTCGACGGGCTCGGCCCGGTCGGCGCGTCGGCCACCTGGCCGCTCGCCGGCAAGCCCGCCAACCCGCTCGACCGCGCGCGCGTCACCGAATGCTTCGACATGGGCGTGCGCGCGATCAACGCGCTGCTCACCGCCGGCGTCGGCCAGCGCATCGCGATCTGCGCCGGGTCGGGCGTCGGCAAGTCGGTGCTGATGGGCCAGATGATCCAGGGCGCGGATGCCGACGTGATCGTCGTCGGCCTGATCGGCGAACGCTCGCGCGAAGTCGCGGACTTCCTCGCCACCAAGCTGGTGCCGGGCGTGCGCGAGAAGAGCGTGGTGGTGGCGGTCCCCGCCGATCACCCGCCGGTGCTGCGCATCCGCGCCGCGATGCGCGCCACCGCCATCGCCGAATATTTCCGCGCGCAGGGCAAGCGCGTGCTGCTGCTGATCGATTCGCTGACCCGCTGCGCCCATGCCCAGCGCGAACTCGGCCTGTCGCTCGGCGAGCCGCCGACGATGAAGGGCTATCCGCCCTCCGCGCTCGGCATGATCCCGCGCCTAATCGAGCGTGCCGGTGCCGACGCCCATTCGGGCGGATCGATCACCGCGCTCTACACCGTGCTGGCCGATGGCGACGACGGCGACGATCCGATCGTCGATACCGCACGCGCGATCGTGGACGGCCACATCATCCTGTCGCGCTCGCTGTCCGAGCAGGGCGTGTTTCCCGCGATCGACGTGGGCCGCTCGCTGAGCCGCGTAATGGCCGACATCGTCGACGACGAACATGGATCGGCCGCCTCGTCCTTCCGCCGGCTCTGGTCGGTCTATGAGGAGAATCGCGATCTCATCCTGATGGGCGCCTACAAGGCCGGCTCCGACGCCACGATCGACGAGGCGATCGCCCGCCGCCAGGAAATCCTGAGCTTCCTGAAACAGAAGCCCAAGGAGCGCTTCGAACTGCCGCTCGCCTCGGCTGAACTGATCGAGAGGTTCGGGGCATGA
- a CDS encoding FliH/SctL family protein, translating to MSKAFAKMPSAFDNAERCSVWTKPNASGPAPFVAWGTALREAFETPAENDIEVPEALFEPELEPQIDIEAIRAEAMAQGFAAGIEAGRREANDEKVALRVLASNLDVLKAEPTLGLGVMIAATVERLLHQVVGEVEVCRETLMDRAQAAAALIGDETRPAVLKLNPDDLARLDGAELPVHAEADAMLQPGELRLETAGGAIEDGPGLRLERLRAALDRIAAAR from the coding sequence ATGTCTAAGGCGTTCGCGAAGATGCCGTCGGCGTTCGACAATGCCGAGCGCTGCTCGGTGTGGACCAAGCCGAATGCCTCTGGCCCCGCACCGTTTGTGGCGTGGGGCACGGCATTGCGCGAGGCGTTCGAGACGCCGGCCGAGAACGACATCGAAGTGCCGGAGGCGCTGTTCGAGCCGGAGCTGGAGCCTCAGATCGACATCGAGGCGATCCGCGCCGAGGCGATGGCGCAGGGTTTCGCCGCCGGCATCGAAGCGGGCCGCCGCGAGGCGAATGACGAGAAGGTGGCGCTGCGCGTGCTCGCCTCCAACCTCGATGTGCTCAAGGCCGAGCCGACGTTGGGTCTCGGCGTGATGATCGCCGCCACGGTCGAGCGCCTGCTGCATCAGGTGGTCGGCGAGGTCGAGGTCTGCCGCGAGACGCTGATGGACCGCGCGCAGGCGGCCGCCGCCCTGATCGGCGACGAGACCAGGCCGGCCGTGCTCAAGCTCAACCCGGACGATCTCGCCCGCCTCGACGGCGCCGAGCTGCCCGTTCATGCCGAGGCCGATGCGATGCTCCAGCCCGGCGAGCTGCGTCTGGAAACCGCCGGCGGCGCGATCGAGGATGGCCCCGGCCTGCGCCTCGAGCGCCTGCGCGCCGCGCTCGACCGGATCGCCGCCGCACGATGA
- the fliG gene encoding flagellar motor switch protein FliG: MPELAPANPAAMSGPSGSSAAAILLMLLAEDEAAQVLSRLDPDEVQQLGTAMFEVADVSEDEVDDVLDTFVGRARERTTIGFAADGQIRTMMERALGTERAENMLARITPPTRSSSLDSLKWMDAKTIAALVESEHPQIAAIVLAHLEPGVAADVLQLLDEDVQADVVYRVATLGEVSSEALDDLERLLLRQVNKAGSSGAAPKRGGANEAARIINSTRTTTEQRVIRQLAKLDKNLARVIEDEMFVFDNLNALSEKDLGALLRGVENDILIVALKGCDPNLRNKMFGCMSSRAAQSIQDEMAERGPMRLAEVQEAQKAVLAIARKLAEAGTISLGGKGEDYV; this comes from the coding sequence ATGCCTGAGCTCGCCCCCGCCAACCCCGCCGCGATGTCCGGCCCCTCCGGCTCCAGCGCCGCCGCGATCCTGCTGATGCTGCTGGCCGAGGACGAGGCCGCGCAGGTGCTCAGCCGGCTCGATCCGGACGAGGTGCAGCAGCTCGGCACCGCGATGTTCGAGGTCGCCGACGTGTCCGAGGACGAGGTCGACGACGTACTCGACACGTTCGTGGGCCGTGCCCGCGAGCGCACCACCATCGGCTTCGCTGCCGACGGCCAGATCCGTACCATGATGGAGCGCGCGCTGGGCACCGAGCGGGCCGAGAACATGCTCGCCCGTATTACGCCGCCGACGCGCTCCTCGTCGCTCGATTCGCTGAAGTGGATGGACGCCAAGACGATCGCCGCTCTGGTCGAGAGCGAGCATCCGCAGATCGCCGCGATCGTGCTCGCGCATCTGGAGCCGGGGGTCGCCGCCGATGTGCTCCAGCTGCTCGACGAGGACGTGCAGGCCGACGTGGTCTACCGCGTCGCGACGCTGGGCGAGGTTTCGTCGGAGGCGCTCGACGATCTCGAGCGTCTGCTGCTCCGCCAGGTCAACAAGGCCGGTTCGTCGGGTGCTGCGCCCAAGCGCGGCGGTGCCAACGAGGCGGCGCGGATCATCAATTCGACCCGCACCACCACCGAGCAGCGCGTCATCCGCCAGCTCGCGAAGCTCGACAAGAATCTCGCCCGTGTCATCGAGGACGAGATGTTCGTGTTCGACAACCTCAACGCACTGTCCGAGAAGGATCTCGGCGCGCTGCTCCGCGGCGTCGAGAACGACATCCTCATCGTCGCGCTCAAGGGTTGCGATCCGAACCTGCGCAACAAGATGTTCGGCTGCATGTCGAGCCGCGCCGCCCAGTCCATTCAGGACGAGATGGCCGAGCGTGGTCCGATGCGTCTCGCCGAGGTGCAGGAAGCGCAGAAGGCGGTGCTGGCCATCGCGCGCAAGCTGGCGGAAGCCGGCACGATCAGCCTGGGGGGCAAGGGCGAAGATTATGTCTAA
- the fliF gene encoding flagellar basal-body MS-ring/collar protein FliF, with protein MSEIAATPNALVPSTGASLPGPLAGLAKSEAFGKASGFLRQPAVAKALPMLGMLGVLVAAALAWAVLHTGPQRNLFTGLDDADKASVVQSLDTAGIKYTIDNSTGALTVPEDSYYKAKMLLAQQGLPKAAPDGDSLISSLPMGASRAVEGARLQQAQELDLARTIEAIDAVQAAKVHIAGDQPSVFLRDDTKAQASVMLTLRQGRTLSDSQVQAIVHLVASSVAGLSPDDVSVVDQAGHLLSAQNGDNQDATDKQVALQQKVEDRTRQSLSALLTPILGDGNYTAEVHADLDFTDTASTTETFPKDGAMVATEQGSWTNDPQGGDDQNAQGIPGAISNTAPAPAKPAATPNGKPVPPAGQAAPGGPQAPGTQPGQASAAAQSKTNESYNRSYQLGHQVSVTKNPVGTVRRLTIAVALRQPAGGKPLDPKQVQQIQDLVKGAVGFDQQRGDIVSVSQQQFAPDAALAGPKWYEASWLPMVGRNLTALAVAAILVFGIGRPLLKRRAVVADQKIANKSKERAAVGREIAAQISHQQAEAAVAGNQPITLDMIEAAPGYAARAELIRSFVRQDPDRAALVVRDLIRADMPKAEAANA; from the coding sequence ATGAGCGAGATCGCTGCCACCCCCAACGCCCTCGTCCCCTCCACCGGCGCCAGCCTGCCGGGGCCGCTCGCCGGTCTCGCCAAGTCGGAAGCGTTCGGCAAGGCGAGCGGGTTCCTGCGTCAGCCGGCGGTCGCCAAGGCGCTGCCGATGCTGGGCATGCTCGGCGTGCTCGTCGCGGCCGCGCTCGCCTGGGCGGTGCTCCACACCGGCCCGCAGCGCAACCTGTTCACCGGCCTCGACGATGCCGACAAGGCTTCGGTCGTGCAGTCGCTCGACACCGCGGGCATCAAGTACACGATCGACAATTCGACCGGCGCGCTGACCGTGCCGGAGGACAGCTATTACAAGGCGAAGATGCTGCTCGCCCAGCAGGGCCTGCCCAAGGCGGCGCCCGACGGCGACAGCCTGATCTCCTCGCTGCCGATGGGCGCCAGCCGCGCGGTCGAGGGCGCGCGCCTCCAGCAGGCGCAGGAGCTGGACCTCGCCCGCACCATCGAGGCGATCGACGCGGTGCAGGCCGCCAAGGTCCACATCGCCGGCGACCAGCCGAGCGTGTTCCTGCGCGACGACACCAAGGCGCAGGCCTCGGTGATGCTCACGCTGCGCCAGGGCCGCACCCTGTCGGACAGCCAGGTGCAGGCGATCGTCCATCTCGTCGCCTCCTCGGTTGCCGGCCTCTCGCCGGACGACGTCTCGGTGGTCGATCAGGCGGGCCACCTTCTGTCGGCGCAGAACGGCGACAATCAGGATGCCACCGACAAGCAGGTCGCGCTGCAGCAGAAGGTCGAGGATCGCACCCGCCAGTCGCTGTCGGCGCTGCTCACCCCGATCCTCGGCGACGGCAACTACACCGCCGAAGTCCATGCCGACCTCGACTTCACCGACACCGCGTCCACCACCGAAACCTTCCCCAAGGATGGCGCGATGGTCGCGACCGAGCAGGGTAGCTGGACCAACGATCCGCAGGGCGGCGACGACCAGAATGCGCAGGGTATTCCCGGCGCGATCTCGAACACTGCCCCGGCGCCGGCCAAGCCTGCCGCCACGCCGAACGGCAAGCCGGTTCCGCCGGCCGGTCAGGCCGCGCCCGGTGGTCCGCAGGCCCCCGGCACCCAGCCCGGCCAGGCGTCCGCCGCCGCGCAGAGCAAGACCAACGAGAGCTACAACCGCAGCTACCAGCTCGGCCATCAGGTCTCGGTCACCAAGAACCCGGTGGGCACCGTGCGTCGCCTGACCATCGCCGTGGCGCTGCGCCAGCCGGCCGGTGGCAAGCCGCTCGATCCCAAGCAGGTCCAGCAGATCCAGGATCTCGTGAAGGGGGCGGTGGGCTTCGATCAGCAGCGTGGCGACATCGTCTCGGTCTCGCAGCAGCAGTTCGCCCCCGATGCCGCGCTGGCCGGGCCGAAGTGGTACGAGGCGAGCTGGCTGCCGATGGTGGGCCGCAACCTGACCGCGCTCGCCGTCGCCGCGATCCTGGTGTTCGGCATCGGCCGCCCGCTGCTCAAGCGCCGTGCCGTCGTCGCCGACCAGAAGATCGCCAACAAGTCCAAGGAGCGCGCTGCCGTCGGTCGCGAGATCGCCGCCCAGATCAGCCACCAGCAGGCCGAGGCCGCCGTGGCCGGCAACCAGCCGATCACGCTCGACATGATCGAGGCCGCCCCCGGCTACGCCGCCCGCGCCGAGCTGATCCGCAGCTTCGTCCGTCAGGATCCCGATCGCGCCGCCCTGGTCGTCCGTGACCTGATCCGTGCCGACATGCCGAAGGCCGAAGCCGCCAATGCCTGA
- the fliE gene encoding flagellar hook-basal body complex protein FliE, translating to MTTINASNLMALRNQILQQNSALQKAAASGPQSITDLANTAPTTGTQASAQGIGGTDFGATLKGVLNQVNAAQSKAEDLSVAYERGETTDIASVMMAREKASVGFQATLQVRNKLLSAYKDIMSMSV from the coding sequence ATGACCACGATCAACGCTTCCAACCTGATGGCGCTGAGGAACCAGATTCTCCAGCAGAATTCGGCGCTGCAGAAGGCGGCCGCGTCCGGCCCGCAGTCGATCACCGATCTCGCCAATACGGCGCCGACCACGGGCACGCAGGCGAGCGCCCAGGGCATTGGCGGCACCGATTTCGGCGCGACGCTGAAGGGCGTGCTGAACCAGGTCAACGCCGCCCAGTCGAAGGCTGAGGATCTCTCCGTCGCCTATGAGCGGGGCGAAACCACCGACATCGCATCGGTGATGATGGCCCGCGAAAAGGCTTCCGTCGGCTTCCAGGCTACCCTGCAGGTCCGCAACAAACTCCTGTCCGCCTACAAGGACATCATGAGCATGTCGGTGTAA
- a CDS encoding sigma-54 interaction domain-containing protein, protein MNVIGISARAAQQNPAISAWLAGVGIAVRPVDVAAAPARDEVRILAAEEISRATVRDILIETGENVAPALILSSKGMPARIRFGFEDMAFGLALLAELVRPAARPAVGEPESAIYLKLAEKVAGSDATVLVLGETGTGKEGIARFIHASSPRADKPFVAVNCAALPDTMLEAILFGHAKGAFTGAAGASEGLFRAADGGTLFLDEIAEMPIALQAKLLRAVQEREVLPVGATQPVKVDVRIIAAANRELAIEVQEGRFRADLYWRLNVMPMALKPLSSRRLDIRAITAALILRHTREGESVAWPTANALDRLMAHDWPGNVRELDNVIQRALLLRMGDRIEADDLAIEVMARAVPQLAVVASIAPVAGNLADVARASEIEAIRVALEETGGKRLLAAAKLGISERTLRYRLAEMRGLKAA, encoded by the coding sequence ATGAACGTGATCGGGATCAGTGCTCGTGCAGCCCAGCAAAATCCGGCGATTTCCGCTTGGTTGGCCGGTGTCGGCATCGCCGTGCGCCCTGTCGACGTGGCGGCTGCCCCGGCCCGCGACGAGGTAAGAATTCTGGCCGCCGAAGAGATTTCGCGCGCCACCGTCCGCGATATCCTGATCGAGACCGGCGAAAATGTCGCCCCGGCCCTTATCCTTTCGTCGAAGGGGATGCCGGCGCGCATCCGCTTCGGTTTCGAGGACATGGCATTCGGCCTGGCGCTGCTCGCCGAGCTGGTCCGCCCCGCCGCCCGTCCGGCGGTGGGCGAGCCTGAGAGCGCGATCTACCTGAAGCTCGCCGAGAAGGTTGCCGGTTCCGACGCCACCGTGCTGGTGCTCGGCGAGACCGGCACCGGCAAGGAAGGCATCGCCCGCTTCATCCACGCGTCCAGCCCGCGCGCCGACAAGCCCTTCGTGGCCGTCAACTGCGCCGCGCTGCCCGATACCATGCTGGAAGCGATCCTGTTCGGCCACGCCAAGGGCGCCTTCACCGGTGCCGCCGGCGCGTCCGAGGGCCTGTTCCGAGCCGCCGATGGTGGCACGCTCTTCCTCGACGAGATCGCCGAGATGCCGATCGCGCTGCAGGCGAAGCTGCTCCGCGCCGTGCAGGAGCGCGAGGTTTTGCCCGTCGGCGCCACCCAGCCGGTGAAGGTCGACGTCCGCATCATCGCCGCCGCCAACCGCGAGCTGGCGATCGAGGTGCAGGAAGGCCGCTTCCGCGCCGATCTCTACTGGCGGCTCAACGTCATGCCGATGGCACTGAAGCCGCTCTCGTCCCGCCGCCTCGACATTCGCGCGATCACCGCCGCGCTGATCCTGCGCCACACCCGCGAGGGCGAAAGCGTCGCCTGGCCGACCGCCAACGCGCTCGACCGCCTGATGGCGCACGACTGGCCGGGCAATGTCCGCGAGCTCGACAACGTGATCCAGCGTGCCCTGCTGCTGCGCATGGGCGATCGCATCGAGGCCGACGACCTCGCCATCGAGGTGATGGCCCGCGCCGTGCCCCAGCTTGCGGTGGTCGCCTCGATCGCCCCGGTTGCCGGTAACCTCGCCGACGTCGCCCGCGCCTCCGAGATCGAAGCGATCCGCGTCGCACTCGAGGAGACCGGCGGCAAGCGCCTGCTCGCCGCCGCCAAGCTCGGCATTTCCGAACGGACCCTGCGCTACCGGCTCGCCGAGATGCGCGGGCTCAAGGCCGCTTGA